A region of Pseudomonas saponiphila DNA encodes the following proteins:
- a CDS encoding APC family permease has protein sequence MSGKGKFKKQLSLVDLTFIGLGAIFGSGWLFAASHVSAIAGPAGIFSWLLGGFAVLLLGIVYCELGAALPRAGGVVRYPVFSHGPLLGYLMGFITLIAFSSLVAIEVVAARQYAAAWFPVLTHEGSSNPTTIGWLLQFALLCLFFWLNYSSVKTFAKSNNFISLFKFVVPLLVIVVLFTFFKPDNFHIQGFAPFGLSGIEMAVSAGGIIFAYLGLTPIISVASEVRDPQRTIPIALILSVLLSTLIYGLLQLAFLGSIPTEMLANGWSGISKEFSLPYRDIALTLGVGWLAYLVVADAVISPSGCGNIYMNATPRVVYGWARTGTFFKIFTRIDEQSGIPRPALWLTFGLSVFWTLPFPSWEALINVVSAALVLSYAVAPISVAALRKSAPNMPRPFRVSAFALLGPVSFVIAALIVYWSGWGTVSWLLGLQILMFVIYLLCKRLVPTDHLSIGEQVRSSLWLIAFYALTMVISYLGSFGGIGALSHPYDTLTVTLMALGIYYWGANTGVPSAKLVLDGDEVE, from the coding sequence ATGTCAGGCAAAGGCAAATTCAAGAAGCAACTCTCTCTGGTGGACCTGACCTTTATCGGTCTGGGTGCGATCTTCGGTTCCGGCTGGTTGTTCGCCGCCAGCCACGTTTCGGCGATTGCCGGGCCGGCGGGGATCTTTTCCTGGTTGCTGGGCGGCTTTGCCGTGCTGCTGCTGGGCATCGTCTACTGCGAGCTGGGGGCGGCCCTGCCCAGGGCCGGTGGTGTGGTGCGCTACCCGGTGTTCTCCCATGGCCCGCTGCTGGGCTATTTGATGGGGTTCATCACCCTGATCGCCTTTTCCAGCCTGGTGGCGATCGAAGTGGTGGCGGCCCGGCAGTACGCCGCGGCCTGGTTCCCGGTGTTGACCCATGAAGGCAGCAGCAACCCGACCACCATTGGCTGGCTGCTGCAGTTTGCCCTGTTGTGCCTGTTCTTCTGGCTCAACTACTCCAGCGTCAAGACCTTCGCCAAATCCAACAACTTCATCAGCCTGTTCAAGTTCGTCGTGCCACTGCTGGTGATCGTGGTGCTGTTCACCTTCTTCAAGCCCGACAACTTCCATATCCAGGGTTTTGCGCCGTTCGGCCTGTCGGGGATCGAGATGGCGGTGTCGGCCGGGGGCATCATCTTTGCCTACCTGGGGCTGACGCCGATCATTTCCGTGGCCAGCGAAGTGCGTGACCCGCAGCGCACCATTCCCATTGCCCTGATCCTTTCGGTGCTGCTGTCGACCCTGATCTACGGCCTGCTGCAATTGGCCTTCCTGGGCAGCATTCCCACGGAGATGCTGGCCAACGGCTGGAGCGGTATCAGCAAGGAGTTTTCCCTGCCGTACCGCGACATCGCCCTGACCCTCGGGGTCGGCTGGCTGGCCTATCTGGTGGTGGCCGATGCGGTGATCTCCCCCAGCGGCTGCGGCAACATCTACATGAACGCCACGCCGCGGGTGGTGTATGGCTGGGCCCGTACCGGGACCTTCTTCAAGATCTTCACCCGCATCGATGAGCAATCGGGGATCCCGCGTCCGGCGTTGTGGCTGACCTTCGGCCTGTCGGTGTTCTGGACCCTGCCGTTCCCCTCCTGGGAAGCGCTGATCAACGTGGTTTCGGCGGCCCTGGTGCTCAGTTACGCGGTGGCCCCCATCAGCGTCGCGGCGTTGCGCAAGAGCGCCCCGAATATGCCGCGGCCGTTCCGGGTCAGCGCGTTTGCGCTGCTCGGCCCGGTGTCGTTCGTGATCGCCGCGCTGATCGTCTACTGGTCCGGCTGGGGCACTGTGTCCTGGCTGCTGGGGCTGCAGATCCTGATGTTCGTCATCTACCTGCTGTGCAAGCGCCTGGTGCCCACCGACCACCTGAGCATCGGCGAGCAGGTGCGCTCATCGCTGTGGCTGATCGCCTTCTATGCCCTGACCATGGTCATTTCCTACCTGGGCAGCTTCGGCGGCATCGGCGCCCTGAGTCACCCCTACGACACCCTCACCGTCACCCTCATGGCCCTGGGTATCTACTACTGGGGGGCCAATACCGGGGTGCCCAGCGCCAAGCTGGTGCTGGACGGCGACGAGGTGGAATGA
- a CDS encoding aldehyde dehydrogenase (NADP(+)), whose translation MTVTGRMLIGHSAVLGGNGWIHGVAAASGEVLQPAFGGASQAELERACALAEAAFDSYRQLPLVQRAAFLEGIAEQILGLGEELIERCQLETGLPRARLEGERGRTVGQLRLFAQVVRDGGFLGVRIDPAQPQRQPLPRVALRLRQIGLGPVAVFGASNFPLAFSVAGGDTASALAAGCPVIVKAHSAHPGTSELVAQAIVRAARQHGMPEGVFSLLFDSGRSIGQGLVADSRIKAVGFTGSRSGGMALMQIAAARAEPIPVYAEMSSINPVLLLPHALEERTEPIASAFVASLTQGAGQFCTNPGLILGVDGPALQRFERAAAEALGHVAAQTMLTPGIYRSYCQGVAILAAHARVQTLAQGPEGQGQQARGALFATSAAAFMACPELREEIFGPASLIVRCADMTVLQQVLQSLEGQLTIALHLSEGDQPQVQALLPLLESKAGRLLANGFGTGVEVTHAMVHGGPFPATADSRSTSVGSLAIQRFLRPVAYQDLPEALLPAELRSANPLQVPQLLDGRFPG comes from the coding sequence ATGACGGTTACGGGACGGATGCTGATAGGTCACAGCGCTGTACTAGGCGGCAATGGCTGGATTCATGGCGTGGCCGCCGCCAGTGGTGAGGTGTTGCAACCGGCTTTCGGAGGCGCTTCGCAGGCAGAGCTTGAACGTGCCTGTGCCTTGGCGGAGGCGGCCTTCGATTCTTATCGGCAGTTGCCGCTTGTGCAGCGGGCGGCATTTCTGGAGGGCATTGCCGAGCAGATTCTGGGGTTGGGCGAGGAGTTGATCGAGCGCTGTCAGTTGGAAACCGGCTTGCCCCGGGCCCGCCTGGAAGGTGAGCGAGGGCGCACCGTCGGCCAGTTGCGATTGTTTGCCCAGGTGGTCCGTGACGGCGGTTTTCTCGGGGTCAGGATCGACCCGGCACAACCTCAGCGTCAGCCTCTGCCCAGGGTCGCGTTGCGCTTGCGGCAGATCGGCCTGGGCCCGGTGGCGGTGTTTGGTGCATCGAACTTTCCCCTGGCATTTTCCGTGGCCGGCGGTGACACCGCCTCGGCCCTGGCGGCGGGGTGTCCGGTGATCGTCAAGGCCCATTCGGCGCACCCCGGCACTTCGGAGCTGGTGGCGCAGGCCATCGTTCGGGCGGCCCGGCAGCACGGCATGCCCGAGGGAGTGTTTTCACTGCTGTTCGACAGTGGCCGGAGCATCGGCCAGGGCTTGGTGGCGGATTCGCGGATCAAGGCCGTGGGCTTCACCGGCTCGCGCAGCGGCGGGATGGCGCTGATGCAGATCGCCGCGGCGCGTGCCGAACCGATTCCGGTCTATGCAGAGATGAGCTCGATCAACCCGGTGCTGCTGTTGCCCCATGCCCTGGAGGAGCGCACGGAACCGATTGCCTCGGCATTCGTTGCCTCACTGACCCAGGGCGCCGGACAGTTCTGCACCAACCCGGGGCTGATCCTGGGCGTCGATGGGCCGGCGTTGCAGCGTTTTGAACGGGCCGCCGCCGAGGCCCTCGGCCACGTGGCGGCGCAGACCATGCTCACGCCGGGCATTTACCGTAGCTACTGCCAAGGCGTGGCCATCCTCGCGGCGCATGCCCGGGTGCAGACCCTGGCCCAGGGCCCGGAAGGGCAGGGCCAGCAGGCGCGCGGGGCGTTGTTCGCCACCTCGGCCGCGGCGTTCATGGCGTGCCCCGAATTACGCGAGGAAATCTTTGGCCCGGCCTCGCTGATTGTTCGCTGCGCCGACATGACGGTCCTGCAGCAGGTGCTGCAGAGCCTGGAGGGCCAGTTGACCATCGCCCTTCACCTGAGCGAGGGCGATCAGCCGCAGGTGCAGGCGTTGTTACCGTTGCTGGAGAGCAAGGCCGGACGCCTGCTGGCCAATGGTTTTGGCACCGGGGTCGAAGTCACCCATGCCATGGTCCACGGTGGCCCGTTTCCGGCCACTGCCGACAGCCGCAGCACCTCGGTGGGCAGCCTGGCGATCCAGCGCTTCCTGCGCCCGGTGGCCTACCAGGACCTGCCCGAGGCGCTGTTGCCGGCCGAGCTGCGCAGCGCCAACCCGTTGCAGGTGCCGCAACTGCTCGACGGTCGGTTCCCGGGTTGA
- a CDS encoding Ldh family oxidoreductase, giving the protein MSEHITLSPDEVRALSYRILTHHGLSEAHARVIAEVITQGQRDECHSHGVYRLLGCVRSVREGKIDPRAEPSLRHISPAVLEVDAHYGYSLLGFHTGLPLLAEKARKQGIAAMVIKRCFHFSALWPEVEALADCGLVGLAMNPSHSWVAPAGGRHPVFGTNPLAFAWPRPGGHPFVFDFATSAIARGDIELHARQGKPIPEHWAIDADGEPTTDARAALQGAMRTFGGHKGSALAAMIELLAGALIGDLTSVESMAFDEGVGATPCHGELVLAFDPKVFLGPGYQAGLERAEGLFAGMARDGARLPSQRRFEARARSLEHGVQIPRELLEEIRRLL; this is encoded by the coding sequence ATGTCTGAACACATCACCCTGTCACCGGATGAAGTCCGCGCCCTGTCGTATCGGATCCTTACCCATCACGGTCTGTCCGAGGCCCATGCTCGGGTGATCGCCGAGGTCATCACCCAGGGCCAGCGTGACGAGTGCCACTCCCACGGTGTGTACCGTCTGCTGGGCTGCGTGCGCTCGGTACGCGAAGGCAAGATCGACCCCCGAGCCGAGCCTAGCCTGCGGCACATATCGCCGGCGGTGCTGGAGGTGGATGCCCATTACGGCTACTCGTTGCTGGGCTTTCACACCGGCTTGCCGCTGTTGGCGGAAAAGGCCCGCAAACAGGGCATCGCGGCGATGGTGATCAAGCGCTGCTTTCATTTTTCCGCGCTGTGGCCGGAGGTCGAGGCGCTTGCCGACTGCGGCCTGGTGGGCCTGGCGATGAACCCCAGCCACAGCTGGGTGGCCCCGGCGGGGGGCCGTCATCCGGTGTTCGGCACCAACCCCCTGGCCTTTGCCTGGCCGCGGCCGGGGGGCCATCCCTTTGTCTTCGACTTCGCCACCAGCGCCATCGCCCGGGGCGATATCGAACTGCATGCGCGCCAGGGCAAGCCGATTCCCGAGCACTGGGCGATTGACGCCGACGGCGAGCCCACCACCGATGCACGGGCCGCCTTGCAAGGGGCGATGCGCACCTTTGGCGGACACAAGGGCTCGGCCCTGGCGGCGATGATCGAACTGCTAGCGGGAGCCTTGATCGGCGACCTTACCAGCGTCGAGTCCATGGCCTTCGATGAGGGCGTCGGGGCCACGCCTTGCCATGGCGAACTGGTGCTGGCCTTCGATCCCAAGGTGTTTCTGGGGCCGGGTTATCAAGCCGGTCTGGAGCGGGCGGAGGGCTTGTTTGCCGGCATGGCCCGGGACGGAGCCAGGTTGCCGTCCCAGCGCCGCTTCGAGGCTCGGGCCCGGAGCCTGGAGCATGGGGTGCAGATTCCCCGGGAGTTGCTGGAGGAGATTCGCCGGCTGCTCTGA
- a CDS encoding TonB-dependent receptor domain-containing protein: MSAKGNVEVKGFEVGATGHLTDQWEVMAGYTYLDARTLKYASGKDTRFDGNQAKFIAPNSGSIWTTYALTERWKVGGGANYVDKRYSNDENTRSLDAYWRYDAMLAYRVNKNLDLQLNVLNLTDETYYDASHVGMFAIVAPGRSAELAAKVRF; this comes from the coding sequence ATAAGCGCCAAGGGCAACGTCGAGGTCAAGGGCTTTGAAGTGGGCGCCACCGGCCACCTCACCGATCAATGGGAAGTGATGGCGGGCTACACCTACCTGGATGCCAGGACGCTCAAGTACGCGTCCGGGAAAGACACCCGCTTCGATGGCAACCAGGCCAAGTTCATCGCCCCCAACAGCGGCTCGATCTGGACCACCTACGCGCTCACCGAGCGCTGGAAGGTCGGCGGCGGCGCCAACTATGTGGACAAGCGCTACAGCAACGACGAAAACACCCGCAGCCTCGACGCCTACTGGCGCTACGACGCCATGCTCGCCTACCGGGTGAACAAGAACCTGGACCTGCAACTCAACGTGCTCAACCTGACCGACGAAACCTACTACGACGCCTCTCACGTGGGGATGTTCGCCATCGTCGCCCCTGGCCGCTCGGCGGAGCTGGCGGCCAAGGTGCGCTTCTGA
- a CDS encoding GNAT family N-acetyltransferase translates to MNLHLETPRLFLRPRTLEHFEACLRMDQDPQVTRFIPGTWDGDQWHRDFLRSRMTQDFGPRCGYWAIFAKDAPDELLGWVSFIPFDAVGPELEMGWRLVRRAWGRGFASEAARRIVEHAFADPAVERIVADAHVDNAASLAVARKIGFRFTHEADFEGLPCRFFAMTREDFQQQAVAG, encoded by the coding sequence ATGAACCTGCACCTTGAAACCCCCAGGCTGTTTTTACGTCCACGTACCCTTGAGCATTTCGAGGCTTGCCTGCGCATGGACCAGGATCCGCAAGTCACGCGCTTTATTCCGGGCACCTGGGACGGCGACCAATGGCACCGGGATTTTCTGCGCTCGCGCATGACCCAGGACTTTGGCCCGCGCTGCGGTTATTGGGCGATTTTTGCCAAGGACGCGCCGGATGAATTGCTGGGCTGGGTGTCGTTCATCCCCTTTGACGCCGTGGGGCCGGAGCTGGAAATGGGCTGGCGCCTGGTGCGGCGGGCCTGGGGGCGCGGTTTTGCCAGCGAGGCCGCGCGGCGGATTGTCGAGCATGCGTTTGCCGACCCGGCCGTGGAACGGATAGTCGCCGATGCCCATGTCGATAACGCGGCGTCGTTGGCGGTGGCGCGCAAGATCGGTTTTCGCTTCACCCACGAGGCCGATTTCGAAGGCTTGCCTTGCCGCTTCTTTGCAATGACTCGCGAGGACTTCCAGCAACAAGCGGTCGCTGGCTGA
- a CDS encoding DUF1501 domain-containing protein produces MNRRQLLIAAAAAAALPGLSFSARLFAAPTAAPRTLLVFLRGGYDCNNLLVPYGSDFYYESRPNLAIARPDARDPQSAIALDSHWGLNPVLRDSLYPLWQRKEMAFVPFAGTDDLSRSHFATQDSIEAGQPNQPSRRYDSGFLARLVRQVPDSAPMAFTDALPLSFQGGRDIPNLSLRSAGRVPFDARQANILSSMYQHTAYAAAASDGLALRQKVSQELEQEMLAANRGAANAQNFATQTRRMASLMREQYRLGFVDVGGWDTHVNQGSTQGPLANNLANLGQGLAAYAEAMGEHWKNSLVIVVSEFGRTFRENGAKGTDHGHGTVYWVLGGAVRGGRLAGEQVAVNAQSLLQNRDYPVLNNYRDLLGGLLATTWGLTGAQVQQVFPSSRPNALGLV; encoded by the coding sequence ATGAATCGTCGCCAACTGCTGATTGCCGCGGCCGCCGCAGCTGCCCTGCCCGGCCTGTCGTTCTCCGCCCGGCTGTTCGCCGCACCGACAGCCGCGCCGCGGACCCTGCTGGTGTTCCTGCGCGGCGGTTACGACTGCAACAACCTACTAGTGCCCTACGGCAGCGACTTCTACTACGAGTCGCGGCCGAACCTGGCGATCGCCCGCCCCGACGCGCGCGACCCGCAAAGCGCCATCGCCCTGGACAGCCACTGGGGCCTGAACCCGGTGCTGCGGGACTCGCTGTACCCGCTGTGGCAGCGCAAGGAAATGGCCTTCGTGCCCTTCGCCGGCACCGACGACCTGTCCCGCAGCCACTTCGCAACCCAGGACAGCATCGAGGCCGGACAGCCGAACCAGCCAAGCCGGCGCTACGACTCGGGCTTTCTCGCGCGCCTGGTCCGGCAAGTGCCCGACAGCGCGCCGATGGCTTTCACCGATGCCCTGCCCCTGAGCTTCCAGGGTGGCCGGGACATTCCCAATCTGTCCCTGCGCAGCGCCGGCAGGGTGCCCTTCGATGCGCGCCAGGCAAACATTCTCTCGTCCATGTATCAGCACACGGCCTACGCCGCAGCAGCCAGCGATGGCCTGGCCTTGCGCCAGAAAGTCTCGCAGGAGCTGGAGCAAGAGATGCTCGCGGCCAATCGCGGGGCCGCCAATGCGCAGAACTTCGCCACCCAGACCCGGCGCATGGCGAGCCTGATGCGCGAACAGTACCGCCTGGGTTTCGTCGATGTCGGCGGCTGGGACACCCACGTCAATCAGGGCAGTACCCAGGGCCCGTTGGCCAACAACCTGGCCAACCTCGGGCAAGGGCTGGCGGCCTATGCCGAGGCCATGGGCGAACACTGGAAGAACAGCCTGGTAATCGTGGTATCCGAATTCGGCCGGACCTTTCGCGAGAATGGCGCCAAGGGCACCGATCACGGCCATGGCACGGTGTACTGGGTGCTCGGCGGCGCTGTACGCGGTGGGCGCCTGGCCGGCGAGCAAGTGGCGGTAAATGCCCAGAGCCTGCTGCAGAACCGCGACTACCCAGTGCTCAACAACTACCGCGATCTGCTCGGGGGGTTGCTGGCCACGACCTGGGGACTGACGGGGGCCCAGGTGCAGCAAGTGTTCCCCAGCTCGCGGCCCAATGCCCTGGGGCTGGTCTGA
- a CDS encoding DUF1800 domain-containing protein, with translation MPRPHTLHRCLYLWSALAVFLPILAQAAEPQPPSAADIAWLRRDGFDLDTAQFQRLRHLGRDGLLEAQLQDRLREPLPAAIDALLRSYPALNGSTPALLQDFKQRQEQLKAMPDGDARNQARQDLRQRASQLAEQTQSAVLLHAIYGPNQLKEQLVLFWLNHFSLFQGKGQVRLLSADYVNEAIRPHALGKFKDLLLATLQSPAMLEYLDNSQNAKGRVNENYARELLELHSLGVAAGYSQEDVQQLALILTGAGLMPLDGREQRWPRPLQPLVVQQGLFQFNPKRHDFSDKHLLGHTIKGSGYAEITQAIDLITRQPACAQFIARKLAQYFVADEPPPALVARMAKTFHDSDGDIAQVMRTLMQSPELLQSTGRKFKDPQQFVISALRLTYDGKPVANPRPLLNWLNQLGQPIFGRITPDGWPLVASGWSSSGQMAKRFEIARAIGSGNNRLFTAEGSTVPGPGFPMITTPMYYQAFAPHLSSATRNALEQAVSPQEWNTFLLSSPDFNNR, from the coding sequence ATGCCAAGGCCCCATACGTTGCATCGTTGCCTGTACCTGTGGAGCGCGCTGGCCGTGTTCCTGCCGATCCTCGCCCAGGCCGCCGAGCCCCAGCCCCCCAGCGCCGCCGACATTGCCTGGCTCAGGCGCGACGGCTTCGACCTGGACACCGCGCAATTCCAGCGCCTGCGCCACCTGGGCCGCGACGGATTGCTCGAGGCGCAACTGCAAGATCGACTGCGCGAGCCGTTGCCAGCGGCAATCGACGCCCTGCTACGCAGCTACCCGGCCCTGAACGGTTCGACCCCGGCCCTGCTGCAGGACTTCAAGCAGCGCCAGGAACAGCTCAAGGCCATGCCTGACGGCGATGCCCGCAACCAGGCCAGGCAAGACCTTCGCCAGCGGGCCAGCCAACTCGCCGAGCAGACCCAGTCCGCGGTGCTGCTGCACGCTATCTACGGCCCCAACCAGCTCAAGGAGCAACTGGTGCTGTTCTGGCTCAATCACTTCAGCCTGTTCCAGGGCAAGGGCCAGGTGCGGCTGCTGAGCGCCGACTACGTGAACGAGGCGATTCGCCCCCATGCCCTGGGCAAGTTCAAGGACCTGCTGCTGGCCACCCTGCAAAGCCCGGCCATGCTCGAATACCTCGACAACAGCCAGAACGCCAAGGGCCGGGTCAACGAGAACTACGCCCGTGAACTGCTGGAGCTACACAGCCTTGGCGTGGCGGCCGGCTACAGCCAGGAGGACGTGCAGCAACTGGCCCTGATCCTCACCGGCGCCGGGCTGATGCCCCTGGATGGCCGCGAGCAACGTTGGCCCCGGCCCTTGCAACCGCTAGTGGTGCAACAGGGTCTGTTCCAGTTCAACCCCAAGCGCCATGACTTCAGCGACAAGCACCTGCTCGGCCACACCATCAAGGGCAGCGGTTACGCCGAAATCACCCAGGCCATCGACCTGATCACCCGGCAGCCGGCCTGCGCCCAGTTCATTGCGCGCAAGCTGGCCCAGTACTTTGTCGCCGACGAACCGCCACCGGCCCTGGTGGCCCGCATGGCCAAGACCTTCCACGACAGCGACGGCGACATTGCCCAGGTCATGCGCACGCTGATGCAGTCGCCGGAGTTGCTGCAATCGACCGGCAGGAAATTCAAGGATCCGCAGCAGTTCGTGATCTCGGCGCTGCGCCTGACCTATGACGGCAAGCCCGTGGCCAACCCGCGCCCGCTGCTCAACTGGCTGAATCAGCTGGGCCAGCCGATATTCGGCCGGATTACCCCCGACGGCTGGCCGTTGGTGGCCAGTGGCTGGTCGAGCTCCGGACAGATGGCCAAGCGCTTTGAAATCGCCCGGGCCATAGGTTCGGGTAACAACCGGCTGTTCACCGCCGAAGGCAGCACGGTCCCGGGGCCGGGCTTTCCGATGATCACCACCCCGATGTATTACCAGGCGTTCGCTCCTCATCTCTCCAGCGCAACCCGCAACGCCCTGGAGCAGGCCGTCTCGCCCCAGGAATGGAACACCTTTCTGCTGTCCTCGCCGGACTTCAACAACCGCTGA
- a CDS encoding sensor domain-containing diguanylate cyclase produces MPDKALAEEQRLAALYALELLDTARCERFDRICRLAAEYFKVPTALITLVDRDRQWFKSRVGFAAEQTPIEQSFCAYTIRTDDVFEVENARQDVRFHSNPLVTDEPGIGFYAGAPLITSTGHAIGSLCVIDKEPQRLNAAERQQLRDLASLVMEQVEQRQRLTRRDPVSGLPNREQFQSDLYDLAEEHPGERRVLVLVDAVDMTVAHELTLAMGLAPFETIVRFLAQQLLTYLGRHVRVYHVSVKRFGFLLPAAPGIERFLDGLVRRLRRQPPGLELPMIPGVCAGTVEFFTDRDAVPDVLRKAMFALELATLGRSTWAPYDVVRDQAYRRAFNLASDISEALDSGQIYLMFQPRFALPDGAQVSAEALIRWDHPWLGPISPAEFIPVMERNTLIHRVTHWVINAVLERLQRWSSSDVQRLSINLSPQDFEDQDIADVLRDACRRHRIDPQRLEVEITEGAWLRSNPTVLDQLSKIRGLGMDVAIDDFGTGYSNFAYLHQIPANVVKLDKSMVTDLESSAQHQKITRSVIALARELGYRTVAEGIESFKCLQMLRTFGCDEAQGYFLARPMGQEKFLARSGARRFPLQQVF; encoded by the coding sequence ATGCCCGATAAGGCGTTGGCCGAGGAGCAGCGCCTGGCTGCCCTGTATGCCCTGGAACTGCTGGATACCGCCCGTTGCGAGCGTTTTGACCGTATTTGCCGGCTGGCCGCCGAGTATTTCAAGGTGCCCACGGCGTTGATCACCCTGGTGGACCGTGATCGGCAATGGTTCAAGTCGCGGGTGGGGTTCGCGGCCGAACAGACCCCCATCGAGCAATCGTTCTGCGCTTACACCATCAGAACCGATGATGTGTTCGAGGTAGAAAACGCCCGTCAGGATGTGCGCTTCCATTCCAATCCCTTGGTGACCGATGAGCCGGGCATCGGCTTTTATGCGGGTGCGCCACTGATTACCTCCACCGGGCATGCGATTGGCAGTCTGTGCGTCATCGACAAAGAGCCCCAGCGCCTGAATGCCGCCGAGCGCCAGCAATTGCGTGACTTGGCATCGCTGGTGATGGAACAGGTCGAGCAGCGTCAGCGCCTGACCCGGCGTGACCCGGTGAGCGGCCTGCCCAACCGCGAACAGTTCCAGAGCGATCTGTACGACCTGGCGGAGGAGCATCCGGGAGAAAGGCGCGTACTGGTGCTGGTGGATGCGGTGGACATGACCGTGGCCCACGAGCTGACCCTGGCCATGGGCCTGGCGCCATTCGAAACCATCGTGCGCTTCCTGGCCCAGCAACTGCTCACCTACCTGGGGCGGCATGTGCGGGTGTATCACGTGTCGGTCAAGCGCTTTGGTTTCCTGTTGCCGGCGGCCCCCGGGATCGAGCGCTTTCTGGATGGGTTGGTGCGGCGTCTGCGCCGTCAGCCGCCGGGCCTGGAGTTGCCGATGATTCCCGGGGTGTGCGCGGGCACGGTGGAGTTCTTCACGGACCGCGACGCGGTGCCCGACGTCCTGCGCAAGGCGATGTTCGCCCTGGAACTGGCGACCCTCGGCCGCAGCACCTGGGCGCCTTACGATGTGGTGCGTGACCAGGCCTATCGGCGGGCCTTCAACCTCGCCTCGGACATCAGCGAAGCCTTGGACAGCGGGCAGATCTACCTGATGTTCCAGCCGCGCTTCGCCCTGCCCGATGGCGCTCAGGTCAGCGCCGAGGCACTGATCCGCTGGGATCATCCGTGGCTGGGGCCGATTTCACCGGCGGAGTTCATTCCGGTCATGGAGCGCAATACGCTGATCCACCGGGTGACCCACTGGGTGATCAATGCCGTGCTGGAGCGCCTGCAGCGCTGGAGTTCCAGCGACGTGCAGCGTCTGTCGATCAACCTCTCGCCCCAGGATTTCGAGGACCAGGACATTGCCGATGTGCTGCGCGATGCCTGCCGGCGTCATCGCATCGACCCACAGCGCCTGGAAGTGGAAATCACCGAAGGCGCCTGGCTGCGCTCCAACCCCACGGTGCTGGATCAACTGAGCAAGATTCGCGGCCTGGGCATGGATGTGGCCATCGACGACTTCGGCACCGGCTACAGCAACTTCGCCTACCTGCATCAGATTCCGGCCAATGTGGTGAAGCTCGACAAGTCCATGGTCACCGACCTTGAGAGCAGCGCCCAGCACCAGAAGATCACCCGCTCGGTGATCGCTCTGGCCCGGGAACTGGGTTACCGCACCGTGGCCGAGGGCATCGAGAGCTTCAAATGTCTGCAGATGCTGCGCACTTTCGGCTGTGATGAAGCCCAGGGGTATTTTCTGGCGCGGCCCATGGGCCAGGAGAAATTCCTCGCTCGCAGCGGTGCCCGGCGCTTTCCCTTGCAGCAGGTCTTCTGA
- a CDS encoding alpha/beta fold hydrolase yields MRPEIAVLDIQGQYRVYTEFYRADAADKTIILVNGSMATTASFAQTVKNLHPQFNVVLYDQPYAGRSKAHNKHERMLTKEVEGQILLELIEHFAAEHVLSFSWGGAAALQALAQRPRRIEKAVISSFSPVINEPMRDYLERGVDYLGNLDRHRVGHLVNDTIGKHLPSLFKRYNYRHVSSLAEHEYGQMHFHISHVLNGDRQCYLRAAKKIQVPVLFLNGEWDEYTSANDAKLFADHVQQASFSTIQATGHFLDMEHKAACRDSRQALLGFLKPGQYDARTRAHYDQPQHARAI; encoded by the coding sequence ATGAGGCCAGAAATCGCTGTGCTGGATATACAGGGTCAGTATCGGGTTTACACGGAGTTCTATCGCGCAGATGCCGCAGACAAGACCATCATTCTGGTCAACGGTTCGATGGCCACTACTGCGTCCTTTGCGCAGACCGTGAAGAACCTGCACCCGCAGTTCAACGTGGTGCTCTACGACCAGCCCTACGCGGGCCGCTCCAAAGCCCACAACAAACACGAACGGATGCTCACCAAGGAAGTGGAGGGGCAGATCCTCCTGGAGTTGATCGAGCACTTTGCCGCCGAGCATGTGCTGTCGTTTTCCTGGGGCGGCGCCGCAGCCTTGCAGGCCCTGGCCCAGCGTCCACGGCGCATCGAGAAGGCGGTGATCAGCTCGTTCTCGCCGGTGATCAACGAGCCGATGCGCGACTACCTGGAGCGCGGTGTCGACTACCTCGGCAACCTCGACCGCCATCGCGTCGGCCACCTGGTCAACGACACCATCGGCAAGCACCTGCCCTCGCTGTTCAAGCGTTACAACTATCGCCACGTCAGCAGCCTGGCGGAACACGAGTACGGGCAGATGCACTTCCACATCAGCCATGTGCTCAACGGCGACCGGCAGTGCTACTTGCGGGCGGCGAAGAAGATCCAGGTGCCGGTGCTGTTTCTCAACGGTGAGTGGGACGAGTACACCTCGGCCAACGACGCCAAGCTGTTCGCCGACCATGTGCAGCAAGCGAGCTTCAGCACCATCCAGGCCACCGGGCATTTTCTCGACATGGAACACAAGGCCGCCTGCCGCGACAGCCGCCAGGCATTGCTGGGATTCCTCAAGCCGGGTCAGTACGACGCTCGAACGCGCGCGCACTATGATCAGCCTCAGCATGCACGGGCGATCTGA